The following are from one region of the Methanospirillum hungatei genome:
- a CDS encoding M24 family metallopeptidase gives MDSLDDLIQGTGAAAYCLYASSENADMRHMSRFVTHDPVTIIKKIDCSPVMIVPQMEADRAARESPAHILTRQQAGYLEIFEHEKDPWKIQAAMISRLSNGPYLVPPNYPIALARALEQYNKVIVDADSHLSAHRAKKTSEEISWITRAQRAAEAAMDVAVSLIKNAEIRSGVLWHDETPLTSDLVRYEMNKIMLAHDCTAQDTIVACGQETAMPHCTGHGELRAHEPIVIDVFPCDNKTGYHADMTRTVSRGEPSGKVIELYLTVKDALLMSEAMVQEGKTGAECYIAVRDFFAELGYRSDTEGFVHSLGHGVGLEIHENPSLSGIGGELAIGNVITLEPGLYYREIGGVRIENLGVVTKTGFSKITNYPLEMIV, from the coding sequence ATGGATAGCCTGGATGACCTGATCCAAGGTACTGGCGCAGCCGCGTATTGCTTGTATGCATCATCAGAGAATGCAGATATGCGGCACATGAGCCGATTTGTAACCCATGATCCGGTCACAATAATCAAAAAAATCGACTGCTCCCCTGTGATGATCGTTCCTCAGATGGAAGCGGACCGGGCTGCCAGGGAATCACCTGCGCATATACTCACCCGGCAGCAGGCAGGATACCTGGAGATATTTGAACACGAAAAAGATCCTTGGAAGATCCAGGCAGCGATGATATCCCGTCTCTCAAACGGCCCTTACCTTGTCCCTCCGAACTATCCAATCGCTCTTGCGCGGGCCCTCGAACAATATAATAAAGTTATTGTTGATGCTGATTCCCATCTTTCGGCACACCGCGCAAAAAAAACATCAGAAGAAATTTCCTGGATTACACGAGCACAACGGGCTGCAGAGGCTGCCATGGACGTTGCAGTCAGTCTGATTAAAAATGCGGAGATACGGTCCGGAGTGTTATGGCATGACGAGACCCCCCTTACCTCAGATCTTGTCAGATATGAGATGAACAAGATCATGCTTGCACACGATTGCACTGCTCAGGACACCATTGTCGCCTGTGGGCAAGAAACCGCAATGCCCCATTGCACCGGACATGGAGAACTCAGGGCACATGAACCAATTGTCATTGATGTCTTCCCGTGTGATAATAAAACCGGATATCATGCAGATATGACGCGGACAGTAAGCCGGGGGGAACCATCAGGAAAGGTAATAGAACTCTATCTGACCGTAAAAGATGCCCTTTTGATGTCTGAAGCCATGGTTCAGGAAGGTAAGACCGGGGCTGAATGCTATATCGCGGTCAGGGACTTCTTTGCAGAACTCGGGTACCGCTCAGATACAGAAGGATTTGTTCACAGTCTCGGGCATGGAGTGGGCCTTGAAATCCATGAAAATCCCTCTCTTTCAGGTATTGGAGGAGAACTTGCTATAGGGAATGTCATCACCCTTGAGCCAGGCCTTTATTACCGGGAGATCGGAGGAGTCCGGATTGAGAACCTTGGTGTGGTTACAAAGACCGGATTTTCAAAAATTACGAATTATCCCTTGGAAATGATCGTATGA